A genomic window from Cryomorphaceae bacterium includes:
- a CDS encoding orotate phosphoribosyltransferase — MNKRDESSLKVAEFLLQIKAIKLQPSAPFTWASGWLSPIYCDNRKTLSYPKIRTYIRQELARKVLDNFGKPDMIAGVATGGIAQGALVAQELGVGFAYVRPDDKGHGLQNRIEGVVEAGQSVVVIEDLISTGGSSLAAVQALREAGCEIKGMAAIFTYGFDLSVQAFKNAQCPVITLTDYNTLITQALESGYISVDDLESLREWRQNPATWGQNQHAQ; from the coding sequence ATGAATAAACGCGATGAATCCTCGCTCAAAGTAGCGGAATTCCTGCTTCAAATCAAAGCAATCAAACTTCAGCCTTCCGCTCCTTTTACGTGGGCTTCGGGTTGGCTGTCGCCCATTTACTGCGACAACCGCAAAACTTTGTCCTACCCAAAAATCCGCACCTATATTCGCCAGGAGTTGGCGCGCAAGGTATTGGACAACTTCGGAAAGCCCGACATGATTGCGGGTGTGGCCACAGGCGGCATTGCACAGGGGGCTTTGGTTGCGCAGGAACTGGGTGTGGGGTTTGCCTATGTTCGTCCAGATGATAAAGGCCACGGACTGCAGAACCGCATCGAAGGTGTGGTAGAAGCCGGCCAGTCGGTAGTGGTGATTGAAGACCTGATTTCAACAGGCGGAAGCAGTTTGGCTGCCGTGCAGGCCCTGCGGGAAGCCGGATGCGAAATCAAGGGAATGGCTGCCATCTTTACCTACGGATTCGATTTGTCGGTACAGGCTTTCAAAAACGCCCAGTGCCCCGTTATCACTCTCACCGATTACAACACACTTATTACTCAAGCCCTGGAATCGGGCTATATCTCGGTTGACGACCTCGAATCGCTTCGCGAATGGCGTCAGAATCCCGCCACATGGGGTCAAAACCAACACGCACAATGA
- a CDS encoding NUDIX domain-containing protein has translation MPQMYKVFINDSPLFINSHADDNGRINSNLQLIDWSDATPGKLWQQTLNKAPVGMLLHHSLSEQEAWQRWQKQFLRLDAAGGLVLDNRKRFLGIFRLGKWDLPKGKTEEGESMEETALREVSEECGITGLGLEKHLQDTWHIYPYKGRFVLKRTQWFLMRWNGSGKLMPQEEEGIEDLRWFSAAEQDTFLSNTYASVGEVVNGFFQSAYASE, from the coding sequence ATGCCGCAAATGTATAAAGTTTTCATCAACGATTCTCCGCTTTTTATCAACAGTCATGCCGATGATAATGGGCGAATTAACAGTAATTTGCAACTCATAGACTGGTCTGATGCCACCCCCGGAAAGTTGTGGCAACAAACCCTCAACAAGGCACCGGTAGGCATGTTGCTGCATCATTCATTGTCCGAACAGGAAGCATGGCAGCGCTGGCAAAAGCAGTTTTTGCGTTTGGATGCAGCGGGTGGGCTTGTGCTGGATAACAGAAAACGTTTTCTCGGAATTTTTCGCCTCGGCAAATGGGACCTTCCCAAAGGAAAAACCGAAGAAGGTGAATCCATGGAGGAAACAGCCCTTCGCGAGGTAAGTGAAGAATGTGGCATCACCGGACTGGGTCTGGAAAAACACTTGCAAGATACCTGGCACATCTACCCCTACAAGGGCCGTTTTGTATTGAAACGAACCCAATGGTTTTTGATGCGCTGGAACGGATCCGGAAAGTTGATGCCACAGGAGGAGGAGGGAATTGAGGACTTGCGCTGGTTTTCAGCCGCTGAGCAAGACACTTTCCTTTCAAACACTTA
- a CDS encoding biotin--[acetyl-CoA-carboxylase] ligase, translating to MYNGVKKCFFFFFRCFTRHSFFLTRCKVTHSTRDWLILRCFANLAQMAFGDTLFRLESLDSTNNYAATLLRSADVAQGTVVLSQFQEAGRGQRGKVWQASPGSALLMSVVLFPNALAADRQFALSQVVSISLVEFLKTRFALKASVKWPNDLLCNDAKLAGVLIENSLRGTWVEHSIVGIGMNLNEHPEGTALKSTSLSAEVGQRFVPEDVCKALLPVLERNYQLLLYNDSLRETRYRECLWGTDRWLKYRAGEDELQARVAGVDARGQLVLEFPNGNTRSFAMQDVQLMGELL from the coding sequence ATGTATAATGGTGTTAAGAAGTGCTTCTTTTTCTTTTTTCGTTGTTTTACCCGCCATTCATTCTTTTTAACAAGGTGCAAAGTTACACATTCAACACGAGATTGGCTTATTTTGCGGTGCTTTGCAAACCTTGCCCAGATGGCTTTTGGAGACACCCTTTTCCGCCTCGAATCTCTGGATTCAACCAACAACTATGCTGCCACTTTGTTGCGTTCGGCGGATGTGGCGCAGGGTACTGTCGTTCTGTCACAATTTCAGGAAGCAGGTAGAGGGCAGCGCGGAAAGGTTTGGCAGGCCTCACCGGGCAGCGCGCTTTTAATGAGCGTGGTTCTTTTTCCCAACGCCCTCGCGGCCGACCGGCAGTTTGCCCTCAGCCAGGTGGTGAGTATCTCCCTGGTGGAGTTTCTCAAAACGCGTTTCGCTCTCAAAGCTTCCGTGAAATGGCCCAATGACCTGCTTTGCAACGACGCGAAACTGGCGGGTGTGCTCATAGAAAACAGTCTGCGCGGCACATGGGTGGAGCACAGCATTGTGGGAATTGGTATGAACCTGAACGAACACCCTGAAGGCACCGCCCTGAAAAGCACATCGCTATCAGCAGAGGTAGGGCAAAGATTTGTACCGGAGGATGTTTGCAAAGCCTTACTTCCCGTGCTCGAGCGCAATTACCAGCTTCTTCTTTACAACGATTCGCTTCGTGAAACAAGGTACAGGGAATGTCTTTGGGGGACCGATAGGTGGCTTAAATACCGCGCAGGCGAGGATGAATTGCAAGCCCGTGTAGCGGGGGTGGATGCAAGAGGTCAGTTGGTGCTTGAATTTCCCAATGGAAACACCCGTTCTTTTGCGATGCAGGACGTGCAGTTAATGGGCGAACTCCTCTGA